A single region of the Prochlorococcus marinus str. MIT 0917 genome encodes:
- the kaiC gene encoding circadian clock protein KaiC, with translation MHVQKLPTGIEGFDDICHGGLPNARSTLVSGTSGTGKTVFSLQYLHHGICNFDEPGIFVTFEESPLDIIRNAASFGWDLQGLIDQNKLFILDASPDPDGQDVAGSFDLSGLIERISYAIRKFKAKRVAIDSMTAVFQQYDALYVVRREIFRLIARLKEIGVTTVMTTERIDEYGPIARYGVEEFVSDNVVILRNVLEAEKRRRTVEILKLRGTTHMKGEFPFTMGPQGIVAFPLGAMRLTQRSSNIRISSGVPDLDEMCGGGYFQDSIILATGATGTGKTMLVSKFVEDAYIHKERTILFAYEESRAQLLRNATSWGIDFEKMEADGLLKIICAYPESTGLEDHLQIIKSEISEYKPSRMAIDSLSALARGVSLNAFRQFVIGITGYAKQEEIAGFFTNTAEEFMGSHSITDSHISTITDTILLLQYVEIRGEMARAINVFKMRGSWHDKRIREYIITNEGPEIKDSFSNFEQIFSGAPHRINPEEQITGVFKSIKPNED, from the coding sequence ATGCATGTTCAAAAACTCCCCACTGGAATCGAGGGCTTTGATGATATTTGTCATGGTGGGTTGCCTAATGCGCGCAGCACATTAGTTAGCGGAACATCAGGTACTGGTAAAACTGTTTTTTCTTTGCAATATCTTCATCATGGAATATGTAATTTTGATGAACCTGGTATTTTTGTTACTTTTGAAGAATCACCTTTAGATATCATTCGAAATGCTGCAAGCTTTGGTTGGGATTTACAAGGATTAATTGATCAAAATAAACTTTTTATTTTAGATGCATCTCCAGACCCAGATGGACAAGATGTAGCTGGGAGTTTTGATTTGTCAGGTTTAATTGAAAGGATCAGTTATGCGATTAGAAAGTTCAAAGCTAAGAGAGTGGCTATAGATTCAATGACAGCTGTTTTTCAACAATATGATGCTCTTTATGTCGTTAGAAGAGAGATTTTTCGACTAATAGCAAGACTCAAAGAGATAGGTGTGACTACTGTTATGACTACTGAAAGAATAGATGAATATGGTCCAATTGCTAGATATGGAGTTGAAGAATTCGTTTCTGACAATGTTGTTATTTTGAGAAATGTTTTAGAGGCAGAGAAGAGGAGAAGAACTGTAGAGATTTTGAAATTAAGAGGAACTACACATATGAAGGGTGAATTCCCTTTCACAATGGGTCCACAAGGAATAGTTGCATTCCCTTTAGGTGCAATGAGGTTGACTCAAAGATCATCAAATATTCGTATCAGTTCTGGTGTTCCCGATTTGGATGAAATGTGTGGAGGAGGATATTTTCAAGACTCAATTATTCTTGCAACTGGTGCAACTGGTACTGGAAAAACAATGCTAGTTTCTAAGTTTGTTGAAGATGCTTATATTCATAAAGAAAGAACAATACTTTTTGCATATGAAGAATCAAGAGCACAACTGCTTAGAAATGCAACTAGCTGGGGAATTGATTTTGAAAAAATGGAAGCGGATGGATTATTGAAGATTATTTGTGCTTATCCAGAATCAACTGGTTTGGAAGACCATTTGCAAATAATCAAATCCGAGATTAGTGAGTATAAACCTTCTAGAATGGCAATAGATTCGCTATCTGCATTAGCTAGAGGTGTAAGCCTGAATGCATTTAGACAGTTTGTTATTGGAATAACTGGTTATGCGAAACAAGAAGAAATCGCAGGATTCTTTACAAATACTGCAGAAGAATTCATGGGAAGCCACTCAATTACTGATTCACATATTTCAACGATAACTGATACTATTTTGCTTTTGCAATATGTAGAAATCAGAGGTGAAATGGCAAGAGCGATAAATGTCTTTAAGATGCGGGGATCCTGGCATGACAAAAGGATACGTGAATATATCATTACTAATGAAGGGCCTGAGATTAAAGATTCATTCTCTAACTTTGAACAGATATTTAGTGGAGCACCTCATCGCATTAATCCTGAGGAGCAGATCACGGGTGTTTTTAAAAGCATTAAACCTAATGAAGATTAA
- the kaiB gene encoding circadian clock protein KaiB has translation MNARKTYILKLYVAGNTPNSMRALNTLREILESEFKGVYALKVIDVLKSPQLAEEDKILATPTLSKILPPPVRRIIGDLSDREKVLIGLDLLYDELTDQEMFYSSDK, from the coding sequence ATGAATGCAAGAAAGACATATATTCTCAAGCTTTATGTGGCTGGGAATACACCAAATTCTATGAGAGCTTTGAATACGTTGAGAGAAATCTTAGAAAGTGAATTCAAAGGTGTCTATGCCCTTAAAGTTATTGATGTTTTAAAAAGCCCTCAATTAGCCGAAGAAGATAAAATACTTGCTACACCGACTTTATCTAAGATTTTACCCCCACCTGTTCGAAGAATAATTGGCGACCTATCCGATAGAGAAAAAGTCTTAATTGGATTGGACCTGTTGTATGACGAACTAACAGATCAGGAAATGTTTTACTCTTCAGATAAATAA
- the rplU gene encoding 50S ribosomal protein L21 — translation MADKKSSPKKEKSQDKIYAIVEASGKQFWLQPNRYYDIDRCHAEVDEVLTIEKVLLLNDGKDLKIGKPYVKEAKVQLKVLEHRRGPKIIVYKMRPKKKTRRKTGHRQELTRVLVQSISVGSKSKKTKETKGTETTANKVESEKSN, via the coding sequence ATGGCTGATAAAAAATCATCTCCCAAGAAGGAAAAATCACAAGATAAAATTTATGCAATAGTCGAAGCATCAGGAAAACAATTTTGGCTTCAACCTAACCGTTATTACGATATAGATAGATGCCATGCAGAAGTTGATGAGGTTTTGACTATTGAAAAGGTTCTTCTTCTTAACGATGGCAAAGATTTAAAGATTGGGAAACCCTATGTCAAAGAGGCGAAAGTACAACTAAAAGTCTTAGAACATAGAAGAGGGCCAAAAATAATTGTTTACAAAATGCGTCCAAAGAAAAAAACAAGGAGAAAAACTGGACACCGTCAAGAACTCACAAGAGTTTTAGTTCAATCCATTTCGGTTGGATCAAAATCTAAAAAAACAAAAGAAACTAAAGGAACCGAAACGACTGCTAATAAAGTAGAATCTGAAAAATCAAATTAA
- the rpmA gene encoding 50S ribosomal protein L27, whose amino-acid sequence MAHKKGTGSTRNGRDSNSKRLGVKAYGGEKVTAGSILIRQRGTSILPGINVGRGKDDTLFALTDGSVHFESIRRGLRNRKRINISAVKAG is encoded by the coding sequence ATGGCTCATAAGAAAGGTACCGGATCAACTAGAAATGGAAGAGATTCAAACTCAAAAAGACTTGGTGTAAAAGCCTATGGTGGTGAGAAAGTAACAGCAGGATCTATTCTCATCCGTCAAAGAGGTACATCAATTCTTCCAGGGATCAATGTAGGCAGAGGCAAAGATGATACTCTTTTCGCCTTAACTGATGGTTCGGTTCATTTTGAAAGTATTCGTAGAGGATTAAGGAATAGAAAAAGAATTAATATTTCGGCTGTTAAAGCAGGCTAG
- a CDS encoding class I SAM-dependent methyltransferase, producing the protein MTNLDLSISSFLKDGFNLKKHLIDFLHINNDQLDERLQNGVDDLAALHPGAFTENNARDFYEEKVGDAHLIDLASWHLNSSNYIADTLRLQQKFASGKVLDFGGGIGTHALAASFLTEVEHVWFVDLNPQNRSFVQHRSKALGVEDKISVFRDLESTSDVIFDSLVCLDVLEHLPDPAKQLKIFLDKLSPNGIALLNWYFYKGKNGEYPFHFDEPGLIENFFSTLQLNYLEVFHPFLITTRAYKPLKSIS; encoded by the coding sequence ATGACCAATTTAGATTTAAGTATTTCCAGCTTCCTTAAAGATGGCTTTAACTTGAAAAAACACCTTATTGATTTCCTTCATATAAATAATGATCAATTAGATGAAAGATTGCAGAATGGTGTTGATGATTTGGCAGCTCTGCATCCAGGTGCATTTACTGAGAACAATGCAAGAGATTTTTACGAAGAAAAAGTTGGAGATGCTCATCTAATAGATCTAGCATCTTGGCATTTAAATAGTTCTAATTACATAGCTGATACGCTTCGTCTACAACAAAAATTTGCTTCTGGAAAAGTTTTAGATTTTGGTGGAGGTATTGGTACGCATGCTCTGGCTGCATCGTTTTTGACAGAAGTTGAACATGTTTGGTTTGTGGATCTAAACCCTCAAAATCGAAGTTTTGTACAACATAGGTCTAAGGCATTGGGCGTCGAAGATAAGATTTCGGTTTTTAGAGATTTAGAAAGCACATCTGATGTGATTTTTGATTCTCTTGTTTGTTTGGATGTCCTTGAACATCTTCCTGATCCAGCAAAACAATTAAAAATTTTTTTGGATAAGCTTTCTCCTAATGGAATTGCTCTATTGAATTGGTATTTTTATAAAGGGAAAAATGGAGAATATCCTTTTCACTTTGATGAACCTGGTTTGATTGAGAATTTCTTCTCTACATTACAATTGAATTACTTAGAAGTTTTCCATCCTTTTTTAATTACTACTCGAGCTTACAAACCATTAAAAAGTATCAGCTAG
- the truB gene encoding tRNA pseudouridine(55) synthase TruB: MKKPFGFVVIDKPAGLTSHDCVNRLRKVFGIKKIGHSGTLDPSVTGVLPIAIGDATRLISYLQGSKAYKGIIQLGTTTNTDDMQGEILESKIWPLISENDMNYLLDNFRGEILQKPPIFSSVHVKGERAYKKARKGEKFDLIPKKVTIKKLNLISWSQSKGELLVDVECSTGTYIRSLARDIGDKIGCGGHLKKLRRTKAYNFNENDSVLLPEKSEFYPEETKPKVLNPTIFFKHLASFELISEEEIISWRSGRKICFQNNVKRLKLSQNNEFEDSTFHNKNILVLDKKNKILGIGNLDESYRIKPRVVFNAIG, from the coding sequence TTGAAAAAGCCTTTTGGATTTGTTGTCATTGATAAGCCTGCTGGGCTTACTTCCCATGATTGCGTTAATAGACTTAGAAAAGTATTTGGTATCAAAAAAATTGGACATAGTGGAACTCTAGACCCCTCAGTTACTGGAGTACTTCCAATAGCGATAGGCGATGCGACAAGATTAATCTCCTATTTACAAGGGTCTAAAGCTTATAAAGGAATCATTCAGTTAGGAACTACAACGAATACTGATGATATGCAAGGAGAAATTTTAGAATCAAAAATTTGGCCATTAATTAGCGAAAATGATATGAATTATCTACTAGATAATTTCAGAGGCGAGATATTACAAAAACCCCCTATTTTTTCTAGTGTTCATGTTAAAGGAGAGAGAGCTTATAAGAAAGCAAGAAAAGGAGAAAAATTTGATTTGATTCCTAAAAAAGTGACTATAAAAAAATTAAATTTAATAAGCTGGTCTCAAAGTAAAGGTGAGTTATTAGTTGATGTCGAATGCTCAACTGGAACATACATTAGATCCTTGGCTAGAGATATTGGAGATAAGATTGGATGCGGTGGTCATTTAAAAAAGTTACGTCGAACAAAAGCTTATAATTTCAACGAAAATGATTCCGTATTACTACCTGAGAAATCAGAATTTTACCCAGAAGAAACCAAACCTAAAGTTCTTAACCCAACTATTTTTTTTAAACATCTTGCTTCTTTTGAATTAATTTCTGAAGAAGAGATTATTAGTTGGCGCTCAGGAAGAAAGATATGTTTTCAGAATAATGTTAAACGTCTAAAGTTAAGCCAAAATAATGAATTTGAAGATAGTACTTTTCATAATAAAAACATATTAGTATTGGATAAAAAAAATAAAATCCTAGGCATTGGAAATTTAGATGAAAGTTATAGAATCAAACCCCGGGTCGTTTTCAACGCAATTGGTTAA
- a CDS encoding SpoIID/LytB domain-containing protein — MSTSPKSNSGWAIVFAAIFFISPLKAIAAKEPLIRVLIGQENKARFRADGSKSIFVKGISSKQRPIKSISIIYGNGSANYSINNNLNLWFELPKNFHLIIKNNDDRGIWYKNRRYAGELRVTLNDQKLQIINYLKLEKYLKSVVGSEMPKEFPLAALQAQAIAARTYALKLLGKNKFFDIHSNQSNQVYLGLEAETTKINRAVRSTSSLALFYKNKLIEAVFHSSSGGRTENSGQVWKYQLPYLRSVVDYDQNSEKYRWSKKISSSELDQIFSDLGGLNSIQIIKKSNSDRVLKLRLYGPKGTKIISGKTLRKNLKLLSNKFNLNLKFNQTKLDNKFNSDNKVVEDFALEPLPLIPADYFLLVKGYGAGHGVGLSQWGAKAMAERGAGFRRILKHYYTGVQIKTY; from the coding sequence GTGAGCACATCACCTAAAAGTAATTCGGGATGGGCCATAGTTTTTGCAGCTATATTTTTCATCTCTCCATTAAAAGCAATTGCTGCCAAAGAGCCATTAATACGTGTCTTGATTGGTCAGGAAAACAAGGCAAGATTTAGAGCAGATGGCTCCAAATCTATTTTTGTTAAAGGGATTTCTTCTAAACAAAGACCTATTAAATCTATAAGTATAATTTATGGTAATGGTAGTGCTAATTATTCTATAAATAACAACCTAAATCTATGGTTTGAATTACCTAAGAATTTTCACTTAATAATTAAAAATAATGATGATCGTGGCATTTGGTATAAAAATAGAAGATATGCTGGAGAATTAAGAGTTACATTAAATGATCAGAAGTTGCAAATAATAAATTATTTAAAATTAGAAAAATATTTAAAAAGTGTTGTAGGTAGCGAAATGCCTAAAGAATTTCCACTTGCAGCACTTCAAGCTCAAGCAATAGCGGCTAGGACTTATGCTTTAAAACTTTTAGGGAAGAATAAATTTTTTGATATTCATTCAAATCAATCTAATCAAGTTTATTTAGGACTTGAAGCTGAAACAACAAAAATAAATAGGGCAGTTAGAAGTACAAGTTCACTTGCATTGTTTTATAAAAATAAACTTATAGAGGCAGTTTTTCATAGTAGTTCTGGTGGTAGAACTGAAAATTCTGGTCAAGTCTGGAAGTATCAATTGCCTTACTTAAGGAGTGTTGTTGATTATGATCAAAATAGTGAAAAATATAGATGGTCAAAAAAAATTAGTTCTTCAGAATTAGATCAAATATTTTCCGATTTAGGTGGACTAAATAGTATTCAAATTATAAAAAAAAGTAATAGTGATAGAGTCTTAAAACTTAGACTTTATGGGCCCAAGGGAACTAAAATTATCTCCGGTAAAACTTTAAGAAAAAATTTAAAACTACTAAGTAATAAATTTAATTTAAATTTGAAATTTAATCAAACTAAACTAGATAATAAATTCAATTCTGATAATAAAGTAGTTGAAGATTTCGCGCTTGAACCTCTCCCTCTAATTCCAGCAGATTACTTTCTATTAGTGAAAGGTTATGGCGCTGGACATGGTGTTGGACTGAGTCAATGGGGGGCAAAGGCAATGGCTGAAAGAGGAGCAGGCTTTCGTAGAATTCTAAAACATTATTATACGGGAGTACAGATAAAAACCTATTAG
- the rnz gene encoding ribonuclease Z yields the protein MQVTFLGTSSGVPTLTRNVSAMVLKPPQRSDLWLFDCGEGTQHQFIRSNLKLSQIKKIFITHMHGDHVYGLPGLLASIGLAGSSSGIELYGPAPLKNFIDACLYNSSSRLAYSLKFNKVENAAIQKEILFEDSDLEVKAAPLKHRIPSFAYRVNQKSRPGRFDIDKAKSQKIPPGPLYAALQRGEEVRLDDGRTFSGREFCGPPRPGVSMVYCTDTFYTESAIEISREADLLIHEATYAYKETEMAYQRGHSTATMAAEIAVKANVNQLILTHLSPRYTPGNETSPNDLLNEAKAIFPNTQLAKDFLQIDIKKRCNSS from the coding sequence TTGCAAGTCACTTTTCTTGGAACAAGCTCAGGTGTTCCAACTCTAACGAGAAACGTATCAGCGATGGTATTAAAGCCTCCACAACGATCAGATTTGTGGTTGTTCGATTGTGGCGAAGGCACTCAACATCAGTTCATCAGAAGCAATCTAAAGCTATCTCAAATAAAAAAAATATTCATAACTCACATGCATGGCGATCATGTGTATGGCCTACCAGGACTTCTAGCAAGTATTGGGTTGGCTGGAAGCAGCTCTGGCATTGAGCTCTATGGACCAGCGCCTCTTAAAAATTTTATTGATGCTTGCTTGTACAACAGTTCAAGCAGATTGGCTTACTCTTTAAAATTCAATAAAGTTGAAAATGCTGCTATTCAAAAAGAAATTTTATTTGAAGATTCCGATTTAGAAGTAAAAGCTGCTCCACTGAAGCATCGAATCCCATCTTTTGCTTACAGAGTGAATCAGAAATCCAGACCAGGCAGATTCGACATAGACAAAGCAAAGTCACAAAAAATACCTCCTGGCCCTTTATATGCCGCACTCCAAAGAGGAGAGGAAGTGCGTTTAGATGATGGACGAACTTTTTCTGGGAGAGAATTCTGCGGACCTCCTAGACCTGGGGTAAGCATGGTTTATTGCACAGATACTTTTTATACAGAATCCGCAATTGAAATTTCTAGAGAAGCCGATCTATTAATTCATGAAGCTACATATGCATATAAAGAGACTGAAATGGCTTATCAACGCGGGCATTCAACTGCCACAATGGCGGCTGAAATTGCTGTAAAAGCGAACGTAAATCAATTAATTTTGACTCATTTGAGCCCAAGATATACCCCTGGGAATGAAACAAGTCCTAATGATTTGCTTAATGAAGCAAAAGCAATTTTTCCAAATACCCAGTTAGCAAAAGACTTTTTGCAAATTGATATAAAGAAACGCTGCAACAGTTCTTGA
- a CDS encoding pentapeptide repeat-containing protein codes for MDSFISSLKRSLTRLFVLIPVLVSLIISPLSVNALYPSDPSSVESLDTSLAGKDLQNTEYVKYDLSGKDLGGANFTGAYFSVSTLKDSDLTGANMTNVIAYATRFDNANLTNVKLTGAELLKSVFDGVTIDGADFTDAVLDRSQQKNLCKVATGSTAESLGCSTTAAGYVPATKGQGFNPGT; via the coding sequence ATGGATTCTTTTATTTCTTCTCTTAAACGGTCCCTTACAAGACTATTTGTTTTGATACCTGTGCTTGTAAGTCTCATTATTAGTCCTCTTTCTGTAAATGCCCTGTATCCCAGCGATCCTTCATCAGTGGAGAGCTTAGATACAAGCTTGGCTGGTAAGGACTTACAAAATACAGAGTATGTAAAATACGACTTATCAGGAAAAGATCTTGGTGGGGCGAATTTCACTGGGGCTTATTTCAGTGTCTCAACTTTAAAGGACTCTGATCTAACGGGCGCAAACATGACCAATGTCATAGCCTATGCAACAAGGTTTGATAATGCAAACCTCACAAATGTAAAACTAACTGGTGCAGAGTTACTTAAGAGTGTTTTTGATGGTGTAACCATTGATGGCGCTGACTTTACTGATGCTGTTTTAGATAGAAGTCAACAAAAGAATCTATGTAAAGTAGCTACCGGAAGCACAGCCGAAAGTCTTGGTTGTAGCACTACAGCTGCTGGATATGTGCCTGCGACCAAAGGTCAAGGTTTCAACCCAGGTACTTAA
- a CDS encoding 2Fe-2S iron-sulfur cluster-binding protein, producing MTSFKITFINELSGLKEIIDIPDDKYILDAACEKNIDLPYSCRSGACSTCVAKLEKGAVDQQDQSFLDDDQIKKGYVLICVAYPTSDCTIRTHAEDEMY from the coding sequence ATGACATCTTTTAAGATCACTTTTATAAATGAGTTAAGTGGTCTTAAAGAAATCATTGATATCCCAGATGACAAATATATTCTTGATGCTGCATGTGAAAAAAATATTGATCTTCCCTACTCCTGTCGATCGGGAGCTTGTTCGACTTGTGTTGCTAAATTAGAGAAAGGAGCGGTTGACCAACAGGATCAAAGTTTTTTGGACGATGATCAAATTAAAAAAGGTTATGTTTTGATTTGTGTGGCATATCCGACTTCAGATTGCACAATTAGAACCCATGCAGAAGACGAAATGTATTGA
- the prmA gene encoding 50S ribosomal protein L11 methyltransferase, with protein MVEKTIDLHNSQPLWLRLEQEFPIELEDSFYWLFSNLEIHRFSFEHRPNENTTQKLFIWLPLNEWSVREQETLVKSLISLAKTFDLTLPPCEWILVKDEDWSLSWKKNWKPDPVGQSILILPAWLDVPEKFSERKIILLDPGSAFGTGSHPSTRLCIEALDNNPPVGQVIADIGCGSGILSLAALKLGAKSTFSVDTDSLAISATKTNSALNDFPENLLNVFLGSIEEVEANMPRKKIDLVVCNILAPVIKLLGPSFGKIISHKGKVILSGLLVDQIEELQEFFLPLGWQVLEIKIKDQWALMELTLDLP; from the coding sequence TTGGTTGAAAAAACTATTGATTTGCATAACTCTCAGCCTCTTTGGTTGAGATTGGAGCAGGAATTTCCAATTGAGTTAGAAGATTCTTTTTATTGGCTTTTTAGCAATTTAGAAATTCATAGATTTTCTTTTGAGCACCGTCCAAATGAAAACACCACTCAAAAGTTATTTATATGGCTTCCGTTGAATGAGTGGTCAGTTAGAGAGCAAGAGACCCTAGTAAAATCATTAATCTCGTTGGCAAAAACTTTTGATTTGACCTTGCCTCCTTGCGAATGGATTCTAGTAAAAGATGAAGATTGGAGCTTAAGTTGGAAAAAAAATTGGAAACCTGATCCTGTAGGACAATCAATTTTAATTTTACCGGCATGGTTAGATGTTCCTGAAAAATTTTCAGAACGAAAAATTATTCTTTTAGACCCTGGAAGCGCTTTTGGGACTGGTAGCCATCCTTCTACTAGGCTATGCATTGAAGCCTTGGATAATAATCCTCCAGTAGGTCAAGTAATTGCTGATATAGGTTGTGGAAGCGGAATACTATCTTTAGCTGCATTAAAATTAGGTGCAAAGAGTACTTTCTCTGTTGATACTGATTCTTTAGCAATATCAGCAACCAAAACTAATTCTGCCTTAAATGATTTTCCTGAAAATTTATTAAATGTTTTTCTTGGTTCTATTGAAGAAGTTGAGGCAAATATGCCGAGAAAAAAAATTGATTTGGTGGTCTGCAATATTCTTGCACCTGTCATAAAATTACTTGGACCATCTTTCGGAAAAATTATTAGTCATAAAGGTAAAGTGATTTTGTCTGGTTTATTAGTTGACCAAATTGAAGAACTACAAGAATTTTTTTTACCGCTTGGTTGGCAAGTTCTTGAAATCAAAATAAAGGATCAATGGGCCTTAATGGAATTGACTTTGGATTTACCTTGA
- the serA gene encoding phosphoglycerate dehydrogenase: MTKVLVSDPIDQAGIDILTQVAQVDQKVGLSTDQLKNIICDYDGLMIRSGTQVTSDVISEAKKLRIIGRAGVGVDNVDVPTATRKGVLVVNSPGGNTIAAAEHALAMILSLSRNIPQAHASMFSGGWDRKKYVGNELYKKTLGVVGLGKIGSHVAKVANAMGMEVVGFDPFVSSERAQQMQVRLSDLDELFKESDYVTLHLPRTPETENLVDIDLLRKMKPTARLVNCARGGIINENDLAHALEENVIQGAAIDVYAKEPLAENSPLRAVNKGLLLTPHLGASTVEAQQNVAIDVAEQIRDVLLGLPARSAVNIPGLSAEIMDSLKPHLKLAETLGLLVSQISGGQIQKLEVRLQGEFAQHPSQPLVIATLKGLLTSALGDKINYVNASLEAKGRGIDVVEIKDELNPEFARGSLQLDSFSDKGGHSVSGTVFGDGDLGITSIDEYPINFVPSRHMLFTRHRDMPGIIGQIGSLLGKHNVNIASMQVGRRIVRGEAVMVLSIDDPIPSELLGSILSMQGINEAHSVTL; encoded by the coding sequence ATGACGAAAGTTCTTGTTTCTGATCCCATTGATCAAGCAGGTATAGATATTCTTACTCAGGTTGCTCAGGTTGACCAAAAAGTTGGTCTTTCTACAGATCAGTTAAAGAATATAATTTGTGATTATGACGGATTAATGATCCGTTCAGGAACTCAAGTCACCTCAGATGTGATTTCTGAGGCAAAGAAATTAAGAATCATTGGTAGAGCAGGTGTTGGTGTAGATAATGTTGATGTACCAACCGCTACGAGGAAGGGTGTCTTAGTTGTTAATTCTCCAGGTGGAAACACTATTGCTGCAGCTGAGCATGCTCTAGCAATGATTCTTTCATTATCTAGAAATATCCCTCAAGCTCATGCAAGTATGTTTTCTGGGGGTTGGGATAGGAAAAAATACGTAGGAAATGAACTTTATAAGAAAACTTTAGGAGTAGTTGGACTTGGAAAGATTGGATCTCATGTTGCAAAAGTTGCGAATGCGATGGGTATGGAAGTCGTTGGATTTGATCCTTTCGTTTCCAGTGAAAGAGCTCAGCAAATGCAGGTTCGATTAAGTGATCTTGATGAATTGTTCAAAGAATCTGATTATGTAACCCTTCATCTCCCAAGGACCCCTGAAACAGAGAATTTAGTGGATATAGACCTTCTAAGAAAAATGAAACCAACTGCGAGATTGGTTAATTGTGCAAGAGGCGGGATTATTAATGAAAATGATCTAGCTCATGCATTAGAGGAAAATGTTATTCAGGGTGCTGCAATCGATGTATATGCAAAAGAACCTTTGGCTGAAAATTCTCCTCTACGTGCTGTAAATAAAGGCTTGTTACTTACGCCACATTTGGGTGCTTCAACTGTGGAGGCTCAACAAAATGTAGCTATTGACGTTGCAGAACAAATTAGAGATGTTCTTCTAGGCTTGCCAGCACGCAGCGCCGTAAATATTCCAGGACTTAGCGCAGAGATAATGGATAGTCTTAAACCACATTTGAAACTTGCTGAGACATTAGGATTATTAGTTAGTCAAATTTCAGGGGGACAGATACAAAAATTAGAAGTACGTTTGCAAGGGGAATTCGCTCAACATCCATCTCAACCTCTTGTTATTGCAACTTTGAAGGGATTACTCACTAGTGCATTGGGAGATAAAATTAATTATGTAAACGCTTCGCTGGAAGCTAAAGGACGAGGTATTGATGTCGTCGAAATTAAGGACGAGTTGAACCCAGAGTTTGCTCGAGGCTCTTTGCAGTTGGATAGTTTTAGCGATAAAGGTGGTCATAGTGTCTCTGGGACTGTTTTTGGTGATGGCGATCTTGGTATTACAAGTATTGATGAGTACCCGATAAATTTTGTGCCAAGTAGACATATGCTTTTTACTAGGCATAGGGATATGCCTGGAATAATTGGTCAGATAGGTTCACTTCTTGGAAAACACAATGTCAACATCGCTTCAATGCAGGTAGGAAGAAGGATTGTAAGAGGTGAGGCCGTTATGGTTTTGAGTATCGATGATCCTATCCCATCTGAATTATTGGGTTCAATTCTTTCAATGCAAGGAATAAACGAAGCTCATTCTGTGACTTTATAA